A window of the Pseudomonas sp. B21_DOA genome harbors these coding sequences:
- a CDS encoding peptidylprolyl isomerase — MKAQARHILVKTAEEAEQLKQRIAKGEAFDVLAKKFSTCPSGKRGGDLGEVRPGQMVGAIDAVIFKKPLRTVHGPIKSKFGYHLVQVFYRD; from the coding sequence ATGAAAGCCCAAGCCCGCCACATTCTGGTGAAAACTGCCGAAGAGGCCGAACAACTCAAACAGCGCATCGCCAAGGGTGAAGCGTTCGATGTGCTGGCGAAGAAGTTTTCCACCTGCCCGTCCGGCAAGCGCGGCGGCGATCTGGGCGAAGTGCGGCCGGGACAGATGGTCGGGGCGATTGATGCAGTGATTTTCAAGAAACCGCTGCGCACCGTGCATGGGCCGATCAAGAGCAAGTTTGGCTATCACCTGGTGCAGGTGTTTTATCGGGATTGA
- a CDS encoding sugar kinase produces MTTLSPLGPNTPRIALIGKCMIELQQRADGSLQQSFGGDTLNTAVYLSRALGYKAQVDYVTALGDDSFSDAMCQIWRSEGIGLDLVQRLPGRLPGLYCIQTDANGERRFLYWRNEAAVRDCFTTPAAEPILAALPDYDVLYFSGITLAVLGMQGRARLIKTLIEARQRGARIVFDNNYRPRLWASVEEARAAYRSVLPYVDLALLTVDDEQALFGFADCAEVFATYAQIGTAEVVLKRGAEACLIRCDGEAFEVPAQKVDKVVDTTAAGDSFSAAYLARRLLGGSPAEAAAAGHELASRVIQVPGALIPRI; encoded by the coding sequence ATGACCACGCTCAGCCCTCTGGGGCCCAACACCCCGCGCATCGCCCTGATCGGCAAATGCATGATCGAACTGCAGCAACGCGCCGACGGCAGTCTGCAGCAAAGCTTCGGTGGCGATACCCTCAACACGGCGGTGTACCTGTCCCGTGCGCTGGGCTACAAGGCGCAAGTCGACTACGTCACCGCGTTGGGCGATGACAGTTTCAGCGACGCGATGTGCCAGATCTGGCGCAGCGAAGGCATCGGCCTCGATCTGGTGCAGCGCCTGCCCGGTCGGCTGCCCGGTCTGTACTGCATCCAGACCGACGCCAACGGCGAGCGGCGTTTCCTGTACTGGCGCAACGAAGCGGCGGTACGCGATTGCTTCACCACCCCTGCGGCCGAGCCGATCCTCGCGGCGTTGCCGGACTACGACGTGCTGTATTTCAGCGGGATCACCCTCGCTGTACTCGGAATGCAAGGCCGCGCCCGACTGATCAAGACCCTGATTGAAGCCAGACAGCGCGGCGCACGCATCGTTTTCGACAACAACTACCGCCCGCGCCTGTGGGCGTCGGTGGAAGAGGCGCGCGCGGCATATCGCAGCGTCCTGCCTTATGTCGATCTGGCGTTGCTGACGGTGGATGACGAACAGGCGCTGTTCGGGTTTGCCGATTGCGCTGAGGTGTTTGCCACGTATGCACAGATCGGCACGGCGGAAGTGGTGCTCAAGCGCGGCGCCGAGGCGTGTCTGATTCGCTGCGATGGTGAGGCGTTCGAAGTGCCGGCGCAGAAGGTCGATAAGGTCGTCGACACCACAGCGGCGGGGGACTCGTTCAGCGCGGCGTATCTGGCCAGGCGCTTGCTCGGCGGCAGTCCGGCGGAGGCGGCAGCGGCGGGGCATGAATTGGCCAGTCGGGTGATTCAAGTACCCGGAGCGCTGATCCCCAGAATTTGA